One Pseudorhodoplanes sinuspersici DNA segment encodes these proteins:
- a CDS encoding PhzF family phenazine biosynthesis protein, protein MRRRFVTLDVFTENRFTGNPLAVVLESDGLEKSDMQAIAREFNLAETVFVMQPANERHRALLRIFTPQTELPFAGHPTVGTAVLLGCMSGYNLGAHDLVLEETVGLVHCTVEPKGREHGHASFVLPRLPEKLEGAPSGEAAMAALGLNASDIGFGEPSAWSAGVAVNFIPVRDLESIARATPDASHFDGAFGKNGRSVAYLFCGETSDHAHHFHARMFAPKLGIREDPATGAAVAAFAGLIAETTRPEDGSHRFVIEQGYEMGRPSQIELGMTIESGALTRATIGGSAIIVSDGHLEA, encoded by the coding sequence ATGCGCCGTCGTTTTGTTACCCTTGATGTGTTCACCGAAAATCGTTTCACCGGCAATCCGCTGGCGGTGGTGCTGGAATCTGACGGCCTCGAAAAATCCGATATGCAGGCGATCGCACGCGAGTTCAATCTCGCCGAAACGGTGTTCGTCATGCAGCCGGCAAATGAGAGGCATCGCGCCTTGCTGCGCATCTTCACGCCGCAAACCGAATTGCCGTTTGCCGGACATCCAACGGTCGGTACCGCGGTGCTGCTCGGCTGCATGAGCGGTTACAACCTCGGTGCACATGATCTCGTGCTCGAAGAGACGGTCGGCCTCGTGCACTGCACGGTCGAGCCGAAGGGGAGGGAGCATGGTCATGCCAGCTTCGTGTTGCCGCGCCTGCCGGAAAAGCTCGAAGGGGCGCCCAGTGGAGAAGCAGCGATGGCGGCGCTCGGCCTGAACGCGAGCGATATCGGTTTTGGCGAGCCATCCGCCTGGTCTGCGGGCGTGGCGGTGAATTTCATCCCGGTGCGCGATCTTGAGTCCATCGCGCGTGCAACGCCCGACGCTTCACATTTTGACGGTGCATTCGGGAAGAACGGCCGCAGCGTCGCCTATCTGTTTTGCGGAGAAACCAGCGACCACGCTCACCATTTCCATGCCCGCATGTTTGCGCCGAAACTGGGCATACGCGAAGATCCGGCAACCGGGGCCGCTGTGGCAGCCTTTGCCGGCCTGATTGCCGAAACGACGCGGCCGGAGGACGGTTCGCATCGTTTCGTGATCGAGCAGGGATACGAGATGGGACGGCCGAGCCAGATCGAGCTTGGTATGACGATCGAAAGCGGCGCGCTGACCCGCGCTACCATCGGCGGCTCGGCAATCATCGTCAGCGACGGACATCTCGAGGCATGA
- a CDS encoding polyphosphate kinase 2 family protein, whose protein sequence is MKLENLADRFRIDNPDKFRLADYDTGDCCGLDIEKDEAKDMLKDSIKRLSDLQDMLYAQDRWAILSVFQAMDAAGKDGVIKHVMSGINPQGCQIFSFKAPSSQELDHDFMWRTTICMPERGRIGIFNRSYYEEVLVVRAHPEILARQKLPPKLVGKDIWKERFEDIRAFEKYQARNGTLIMKFFLHVSKEEQAKRFLERIDDPSKNWKFSFGDVEERKLFDDYMRYYEEMIRETSRDYAPWFVVPADKKWFSRLVVASAMVEGLESLGLHYPVVDDATRAELQTARVALAADVPGKNGKRKGNDKAAS, encoded by the coding sequence ATGAAGCTCGAAAACCTCGCTGACCGTTTCCGCATCGACAATCCCGACAAGTTCAGACTGGCCGATTACGATACCGGCGATTGCTGCGGCCTCGATATCGAAAAGGATGAGGCCAAGGATATGCTGAAGGACAGCATCAAGCGTCTCTCCGATCTGCAGGACATGCTCTATGCGCAGGATCGCTGGGCGATTCTGTCGGTGTTTCAGGCGATGGATGCGGCCGGCAAGGATGGCGTGATCAAGCACGTGATGTCGGGCATCAATCCGCAAGGCTGCCAGATTTTTTCCTTCAAGGCGCCGAGTTCACAGGAGCTCGATCACGATTTCATGTGGCGGACCACCATCTGCATGCCGGAGCGTGGCCGTATCGGCATCTTCAACCGTTCCTATTATGAAGAGGTGCTGGTGGTGCGCGCGCATCCGGAAATTCTGGCGCGCCAGAAACTGCCACCGAAGCTGGTCGGCAAGGACATTTGGAAAGAGCGTTTCGAGGACATTCGCGCGTTCGAGAAATATCAGGCGCGCAATGGCACGCTGATCATGAAGTTCTTCCTGCATGTCTCGAAGGAAGAGCAGGCCAAGCGCTTCCTCGAACGGATCGACGATCCATCGAAGAACTGGAAATTCTCGTTCGGAGATGTTGAGGAGCGCAAGCTGTTCGACGATTACATGCGTTATTATGAAGAGATGATCCGCGAAACCAGCCGTGATTATGCGCCGTGGTTCGTGGTGCCGGCCGACAAGAAATGGTTCTCGCGGCTCGTCGTTGCGTCCGCAATGGTGGAAGGGCTGGAGAGCCTCGGTCTGCATTACCCCGTCGTCGATGACGCCACCCGCGCCGAATTGCAGACGGCAAGGGTCGCACTGGCGGCGGATGTGCCGGGCAAGAACGGCAAAAGAAAAGGCAACGATAAGGCCGCGAGCTGA
- a CDS encoding 2-isopropylmalate synthase, producing MTTATKSDKDRVVIFDTTLRDGEQCPGATMTHEEKLEVASLLDEMGVDIIEAGFPIASEGDFAAVHEIAKRSKNAVICGLSRAAPKDIDRCAEAIKPAARRRIHTFLSTSPVHMKYKLQKEPHEVYEMVIAQVTRARNHTDDVEWSSEDGTRTEHDFLCRCVEAAIKAGATTINIPDTVGYTTPEEYAALFRMVRERVPNADKAVFSVHCHDDLGMAVANSLAGVMGGARQIECTINGIGERAGNAALEEVVMAIQTRNDVLPYWTNIDATMLTRASKLVSAATSFPVQYNKAIVGRNAFAHESGIHQDGMLKNTQTYEIMTPESVGVKQTSLVMGKHSGRHAFVHKLEELGYKLGANQLEDAFTRFKALADRKKHIYDEDIEALVDEEIATAQDRIKLVALTVIAGTRGPQSATLELDIDGRHQTIQATGNGPVDATFNAIKAIIPHEATLELYQVHAVTEGTDAQAEVSVRLAQGDYAVTSRGADPDTLVASAKAYLGALNKLTARGARTHAQHSAQ from the coding sequence ATGACCACGGCCACCAAGTCCGACAAGGACCGCGTCGTCATCTTCGACACCACTTTGCGCGACGGCGAGCAATGCCCCGGCGCCACCATGACCCACGAGGAGAAGCTGGAAGTCGCCAGCCTGCTCGACGAGATGGGCGTCGACATCATCGAGGCCGGTTTTCCGATCGCCTCGGAAGGCGATTTCGCCGCTGTTCACGAGATCGCCAAGCGCAGCAAGAATGCGGTGATCTGCGGCCTCTCTCGCGCGGCGCCGAAGGATATCGATCGCTGCGCCGAGGCGATCAAGCCGGCTGCGCGCAGGCGGATCCACACCTTCCTGTCCACCTCGCCCGTGCACATGAAATACAAGCTCCAGAAGGAGCCGCATGAGGTCTATGAGATGGTGATCGCGCAGGTGACGCGCGCCCGCAACCACACTGACGACGTGGAATGGTCGTCGGAAGACGGCACCCGCACCGAGCACGATTTCCTCTGCCGCTGCGTCGAGGCCGCGATCAAGGCCGGCGCGACCACGATCAATATCCCGGACACCGTTGGCTATACGACGCCTGAGGAATATGCGGCGTTGTTCCGCATGGTGCGCGAACGTGTGCCGAATGCCGACAAGGCGGTGTTCTCGGTGCATTGCCACGACGACCTCGGCATGGCGGTGGCGAACTCGCTGGCCGGCGTGATGGGCGGTGCGCGGCAGATCGAATGCACCATCAACGGCATCGGCGAGCGGGCCGGCAATGCCGCGCTGGAAGAAGTCGTTATGGCGATCCAGACGCGCAATGACGTGTTGCCGTACTGGACCAATATCGACGCGACGATGCTGACGCGGGCGTCGAAGCTGGTCTCGGCCGCGACCTCGTTCCCGGTGCAATACAACAAGGCGATTGTCGGCCGGAATGCGTTCGCGCATGAATCCGGCATCCACCAGGACGGCATGCTGAAGAATACCCAGACCTACGAGATCATGACGCCGGAATCGGTCGGCGTGAAACAGACCTCGCTGGTCATGGGCAAGCATTCCGGCCGCCACGCCTTCGTGCACAAGCTGGAAGAGCTCGGCTACAAGCTGGGTGCGAACCAGTTGGAAGATGCGTTCACGCGCTTCAAGGCGCTGGCCGACCGCAAGAAGCACATCTACGACGAAGACATCGAGGCGCTGGTCGATGAGGAAATCGCCACCGCGCAGGACCGCATCAAGCTGGTGGCGCTGACGGTGATTGCCGGCACGCGCGGGCCGCAATCGGCGACGCTGGAGCTCGATATCGACGGCCGGCATCAGACCATCCAGGCGACCGGCAACGGCCCCGTGGACGCGACCTTCAATGCCATCAAGGCGATCATCCCGCATGAGGCGACGCTGGAGCTGTATCAGGTCCATGCCGTGACCGAAGGCACCGACGCGCAGGCAGAGGTGTCGGTGCGGCTGGCGCAGGGCGATTATGCGGTGACCTCGCGCGGTGCCGACCCCGATACGCTGGTGGCCTCGGCCAAGGCCTACCTCGGCGCCCTGAACAAGCTGACCGCCCGCGGCGCCCGGACCCACGCCCAGCATTCGGCGCAGTAA
- a CDS encoding Spy/CpxP family protein refolding chaperone has protein sequence MWKALIAGLFALVFAGSVQANAQSANPELESGISRFKSALRLTPEQHKHWPRVEAALRAMARDNERAETDQEQRPGLVRRVRNRVGEIASNAGSMGRLVAAARPLVKSLDPDQKREAIQLARSMGFASLAARFE, from the coding sequence ATGTGGAAGGCGTTGATCGCCGGCCTGTTCGCATTGGTTTTTGCGGGGTCGGTTCAGGCGAATGCCCAATCAGCAAATCCCGAGCTGGAAAGTGGTATTTCGCGCTTCAAATCGGCTCTGCGTCTGACGCCGGAGCAACACAAACACTGGCCGCGCGTCGAAGCGGCCCTGCGTGCGATGGCGCGTGATAATGAGCGCGCTGAAACTGACCAAGAACAGCGGCCCGGGCTGGTCCGCCGCGTGCGCAATCGTGTTGGTGAGATTGCGTCGAATGCAGGTTCGATGGGCCGGCTGGTTGCCGCCGCGCGTCCGCTGGTGAAGTCGCTCGATCCGGACCAGAAGCGCGAAGCCATCCAGCTTGCCCGCTCAATGGGATTCGCAAGTCTCGCGGCCCGCTTCGAGTAG
- a CDS encoding TRAP transporter permease has product MTSFEGIKRQFSLNNLILLFSTVLLCWLLWYFYTGSGGPQELVAHLIPITVILQTLFMYREGYLYPWLPPRVNDAIIVIYLAIAAYAFWHFFWEFEEIAIYRQGSYTREDFVCGLLMFLLVMELSRLAHPALFWINLVLVFYTLYGYLSPFDFFWHPGTSFYRIVTSSTVEMSTGIYGIYGQIALTVIAAFLLLAAAARGFGAQSAMINVMRRLAGRSRQMVPQTAVLGSLAVGTISGSGSANAVVVGSITIPLMKRYGVPGAFAAAVETAASMGGLLMPPLMGIGAFLMSEFLGVPYWDVVARGFALAAVYYVSLALAVYLLCVRLLPRDEITSPPVVTYDQVKTSIFFVSVLFLIFLMGYAGTGELLAALYTAAFMFAFLMLNFLYFKHVLKDPEVAKETLLGNIRLSIETHGDMTSYLTLLLATLGIMIGLFTVTGFINRMGATLLDLGSWNILAMIAMAYIFGWLVGAGLPPTATYIIGAVIIVQPLVSLGVNPWVAHFFVFLISVWGELSPPTSLTAAISARIAEASFMKTMWEALKICLPITLMTFAIFARSNMVVTTGWLQVVDTLLVLIGTSAIAFAMFGRFSAHAGSDIALRLVLAVIAAFVLFLPNDTWALMASPFCAILLLAGLMRHHIVAPPAIRPAESADTTQDLSALMMEAKREM; this is encoded by the coding sequence ATGACATCGTTCGAGGGAATCAAGAGGCAGTTCAGCCTCAACAATCTGATCCTGCTTTTCTCAACCGTGCTGTTGTGCTGGCTGCTCTGGTATTTCTACACGGGATCGGGCGGCCCGCAGGAACTGGTGGCTCACCTGATTCCAATCACTGTCATCCTGCAAACCCTGTTCATGTACCGCGAAGGATATCTTTACCCCTGGCTGCCGCCGCGCGTGAACGATGCCATCATCGTGATCTATCTCGCCATCGCGGCTTATGCCTTCTGGCATTTCTTCTGGGAATTCGAAGAGATCGCGATCTACCGCCAGGGCTCCTATACGCGCGAGGATTTCGTCTGCGGCTTGCTGATGTTCCTACTGGTGATGGAACTGTCGCGGCTGGCGCATCCGGCGCTGTTCTGGATCAACTTGGTCCTCGTTTTCTACACGCTGTACGGCTACCTCAGCCCGTTCGACTTCTTCTGGCATCCAGGCACCTCGTTCTACCGGATCGTCACATCGAGCACGGTCGAGATGTCGACCGGCATCTACGGCATCTACGGACAGATCGCGCTCACCGTGATTGCGGCCTTTCTGCTGCTGGCCGCGGCCGCACGCGGATTCGGCGCTCAAAGCGCCATGATCAACGTGATGCGCAGGCTCGCCGGCCGGTCCCGTCAGATGGTGCCGCAAACCGCAGTGCTGGGCTCGCTTGCAGTCGGCACCATTTCCGGCAGCGGCTCGGCCAATGCGGTGGTGGTGGGAAGCATCACCATTCCGCTGATGAAGCGCTACGGCGTTCCGGGCGCATTTGCGGCTGCAGTGGAGACTGCCGCGTCGATGGGCGGCCTGCTGATGCCGCCGCTGATGGGCATCGGCGCGTTCCTGATGTCGGAATTCCTCGGCGTGCCCTATTGGGACGTTGTCGCCCGCGGCTTCGCGCTAGCAGCCGTCTATTACGTTTCGCTGGCACTGGCAGTTTATCTTCTTTGCGTGCGGCTGCTGCCCCGCGACGAGATCACCTCGCCACCGGTCGTTACCTACGATCAGGTGAAGACCTCAATCTTCTTCGTCTCGGTGCTCTTTCTGATTTTCCTGATGGGATATGCTGGCACCGGCGAGTTGCTGGCCGCGCTTTACACGGCCGCCTTCATGTTCGCATTCCTGATGCTGAACTTCCTCTATTTCAAGCATGTCCTGAAGGATCCCGAAGTCGCCAAGGAGACGCTGCTCGGCAACATCAGGCTCAGCATCGAGACGCATGGCGACATGACGTCCTATCTGACGCTGCTCTTGGCAACGCTCGGCATCATGATCGGCCTGTTCACAGTCACGGGCTTCATCAACCGCATGGGCGCGACGCTGCTCGACCTCGGATCGTGGAACATCCTTGCCATGATCGCGATGGCCTACATTTTCGGCTGGCTGGTCGGCGCCGGCCTTCCGCCCACGGCGACCTATATCATCGGCGCCGTCATCATCGTGCAGCCGCTGGTGTCTCTCGGCGTCAACCCGTGGGTGGCGCATTTCTTCGTGTTCCTGATTTCGGTCTGGGGCGAGCTGTCGCCGCCGACATCGCTGACGGCAGCGATATCAGCCCGCATCGCGGAAGCATCGTTCATGAAGACGATGTGGGAAGCACTGAAGATCTGCCTGCCGATCACGCTGATGACGTTTGCGATCTTCGCCCGTTCGAACATGGTGGTCACGACCGGCTGGCTGCAGGTCGTCGATACATTGCTGGTGCTGATCGGCACTTCCGCCATTGCCTTCGCGATGTTCGGCCGCTTCTCAGCCCATGCCGGAAGCGATATCGCGCTAAGGCTTGTTCTGGCAGTGATTGCGGCCTTCGTGCTGTTCCTCCCGAACGACACATGGGCCCTGATGGCATCGCCCTTCTGCGCCATCCTGCTGCTCGCGGGGCTCATGCGCCACCACATCGTGGCGCCGCCGGCTATTCGCCCGGCAGAATCAGCTGACACCACTCAGGACCTGTCGGCTCTGATGATGGAAGCCAAACGCGAGATGTAA
- a CDS encoding TAXI family TRAP transporter solute-binding subunit, giving the protein MMKNMKDGLRPAVSAATLAAALILVSAPLAQSQERKSIRWSTSSVDSYGYKVAAAMVKIAEEALGGEYTITVNPYPATTAAMKAAMDGTGEIGYTADVGMTQLYAGEGGFKNYTPAKSKLVHTWYAYPMESFMAVPADKAAQFKCLKDLSGKPTFFTPAGFMNWLNFQRMYKALGYDFKHVQIDPKTQSDALKGGTIAGSVAYTTAGRSLAPYWKETDVRMDVKIVNPCPDEIAKLQSAGLVVADVDPKVFTKDVGVDGIKAVPILFGYNMRADMPEDVVYKLLNAFYKNRDALAKADPGFASMAKDFVGMQVNGIKANPDIPVHAGLARFLKEHKAWDDKWKIATSAS; this is encoded by the coding sequence ATGATGAAGAACATGAAGGACGGACTCCGTCCCGCTGTCTCCGCCGCAACACTCGCGGCCGCTCTCATTTTGGTATCAGCGCCGCTCGCGCAGTCGCAGGAGCGAAAATCGATTCGCTGGTCCACATCCAGCGTCGATTCCTATGGCTACAAGGTCGCCGCCGCGATGGTGAAGATCGCGGAAGAGGCGCTCGGCGGCGAATATACGATCACGGTCAATCCGTATCCGGCAACAACGGCGGCCATGAAGGCTGCGATGGATGGCACCGGCGAGATCGGTTACACCGCCGATGTCGGCATGACCCAGCTCTATGCGGGCGAAGGCGGCTTCAAGAATTACACCCCAGCGAAAAGCAAACTGGTTCACACCTGGTACGCGTATCCGATGGAATCCTTTATGGCGGTGCCGGCCGACAAAGCCGCACAATTCAAATGCCTGAAGGATCTGAGCGGCAAGCCCACCTTCTTCACGCCCGCCGGCTTCATGAACTGGCTGAATTTCCAGCGCATGTACAAAGCGCTCGGCTACGACTTCAAGCATGTGCAGATCGATCCCAAAACGCAGTCTGACGCGCTGAAGGGCGGCACGATCGCAGGGTCCGTGGCCTATACGACCGCGGGGCGTTCGCTCGCGCCGTACTGGAAGGAAACCGATGTCCGCATGGACGTGAAGATCGTCAATCCCTGCCCCGACGAAATCGCAAAGCTACAATCAGCAGGTCTCGTGGTTGCCGATGTCGATCCGAAAGTCTTCACCAAGGACGTCGGAGTCGACGGCATCAAGGCGGTGCCGATCCTGTTCGGCTACAATATGCGTGCCGACATGCCGGAGGACGTGGTCTACAAGCTCCTGAACGCCTTCTACAAAAATCGCGATGCGCTCGCGAAGGCCGATCCGGGCTTTGCCTCGATGGCAAAGGACTTCGTCGGCATGCAGGTCAACGGCATCAAGGCCAATCCGGATATTCCGGTCCATGCCGGACTCGCGAGGTTTCTGAAAGAACACAAAGCCTGGGACGACAAGTGGAAGATCGCGACCAGCGCGAGCTAG
- a CDS encoding Spy/CpxP family protein refolding chaperone: MFRKIPIGLVAASMVLSSAALAQQSAPSTDGVRSERGTGDRGARLSPDDRAAFVDARIAALRAGLRLNADQEKNWPPVESALRDLAKERAQAMEQRRQRRESDERPDPIQRLRNASEAMSNRGAALKRLADASEPLYRSLDDAQKRRLEVLGRQVMRPHGMGRRGRHR; this comes from the coding sequence ATGTTCCGGAAAATCCCGATCGGGCTTGTCGCAGCCAGCATGGTGTTGTCGTCGGCTGCCCTTGCGCAGCAATCTGCACCGTCTACCGATGGCGTGCGCAGCGAGCGCGGCACAGGGGATCGCGGCGCGCGCCTGTCTCCTGATGACCGGGCTGCGTTCGTCGATGCGCGGATTGCTGCACTGCGTGCGGGCTTGCGGCTGAATGCCGATCAGGAAAAGAATTGGCCGCCGGTGGAGAGCGCTCTTCGCGATCTTGCCAAGGAGCGGGCGCAGGCGATGGAACAGCGCCGTCAGCGACGAGAATCGGATGAGCGTCCCGATCCGATCCAGAGGCTCCGCAATGCTTCGGAGGCGATGAGCAACCGGGGTGCTGCGCTGAAGCGTCTCGCGGACGCCTCGGAACCGCTGTATCGCAGCCTCGATGATGCGCAGAAGCGGCGGCTCGAGGTCCTCGGCCGCCAAGTGATGCGACCGCATGGCATGGGCCGTCGAGGCCGACATCGATAA
- a CDS encoding branched-chain amino acid ABC transporter permease — protein sequence MSEQTFTIEHTTRFSRIGMSVLAVLLVTLAAAPYWADRADLRLLAEIFAYMALASLWNLLAGYAGLVSVGQQAYVGLGAYLLFGLSMLAGIPPLWTIPIASVASALVAIPVALLMFRLRGHYFAIGTWVVAEVFRLFASQVSALGGGSGTSLPAQIVVSMAETRQLREFLIYWVSLALLAAILGIIVILLRSRYGLALTAIRDNETAALSNGIDVKRIKLIVYIITAGATAAIGALIFLQKLRISPDTAFSINDWTAFVIFITVIGGIGRLEGPIIGTIVFFVLRQTMSDLGALYLLMLGLVAIAVMLKAPKGLWGYVADRYGWQLFPLARHVVMAGADKKNDRVEM from the coding sequence ATGAGCGAGCAAACCTTCACCATCGAACACACGACGCGTTTCAGCCGCATCGGCATGAGCGTTCTTGCCGTGCTTCTCGTCACGCTTGCCGCCGCCCCCTACTGGGCCGATCGGGCCGACCTGCGTCTGCTCGCGGAAATCTTTGCGTATATGGCGCTCGCAAGCCTGTGGAATCTGCTCGCGGGCTACGCCGGTCTCGTATCAGTCGGCCAGCAAGCTTACGTCGGCCTCGGCGCCTATCTCCTTTTCGGACTCTCCATGCTTGCCGGCATTCCGCCGCTCTGGACGATCCCGATCGCGAGCGTCGCGTCGGCGCTTGTTGCAATACCGGTGGCGCTGCTGATGTTTCGCCTGCGTGGACATTATTTTGCAATCGGCACCTGGGTTGTGGCCGAGGTGTTTCGTCTGTTTGCTTCGCAAGTTTCTGCTTTAGGCGGCGGATCTGGCACGAGCCTGCCGGCCCAGATCGTGGTGTCGATGGCGGAAACGCGTCAGCTGCGTGAATTCCTCATTTATTGGGTATCGCTTGCCTTGCTCGCCGCAATCCTCGGCATCATCGTGATCTTGCTGCGATCGCGCTATGGCCTCGCGCTCACCGCGATCCGCGACAATGAGACGGCTGCACTCTCGAACGGTATCGATGTGAAACGTATCAAGCTGATCGTTTACATCATCACCGCCGGCGCGACCGCAGCGATCGGAGCACTGATATTCCTGCAAAAACTGCGCATTTCGCCCGACACCGCTTTCAGCATCAATGACTGGACCGCGTTCGTGATCTTTATCACCGTCATTGGCGGCATAGGGCGACTGGAAGGCCCGATCATCGGCACGATCGTCTTCTTCGTTCTGCGGCAAACCATGTCCGATCTCGGCGCGTTATATTTGCTGATGCTCGGACTTGTTGCTATTGCGGTCATGTTGAAGGCCCCAAAGGGGCTGTGGGGCTATGTCGCCGATCGTTATGGCTGGCAATTATTTCCCTTGGCGCGACACGTGGTGATGGCGGGCGCCGACAAAAAAAATGACCGTGTCGAAATGTAG
- a CDS encoding branched-chain amino acid ABC transporter permease, whose protein sequence is MEWANTIVQGILLGGLYAMFAAGLSLIFGIMRLVNIAHGDLIVLAAYVALLVTEALGINPLLSLVIVIPVMALFGYVLQRAILNPTLGDDLLPPLLVTFGLSIIIQNGLLELFTADSRKLNAGPIEIASIQIAQGISIGILPLIQFLVAIAIIGTLQILFYRTAIGRAFRATSDDQSTAQLMGLDNRHVFGLAMALSLAIVAVAGVFLAVRTNFDPSIGPARLIFGFEAVIIGGLGSMWGTLAGGIILGVSQAIGAQLDPGWNLLAGHLVFLFILAVRPQGLFPKVQ, encoded by the coding sequence GTGGAATGGGCAAACACCATTGTACAGGGCATACTGCTCGGCGGACTCTATGCAATGTTCGCGGCAGGACTGTCGCTCATTTTCGGCATCATGCGGCTCGTCAATATCGCCCATGGCGATTTGATCGTCTTGGCTGCCTATGTGGCCCTTCTGGTCACCGAAGCGCTCGGGATCAATCCGCTGCTGTCACTTGTCATTGTCATTCCGGTCATGGCGTTATTCGGCTATGTGTTGCAGCGTGCGATCCTCAATCCAACGCTGGGAGACGATCTCCTCCCGCCCCTTCTTGTCACCTTCGGGTTGTCAATCATCATCCAGAATGGGTTGCTTGAACTCTTCACCGCCGACAGCCGAAAGCTGAATGCCGGACCGATCGAGATCGCGAGCATCCAGATTGCGCAAGGGATTTCGATCGGCATTCTTCCGCTGATCCAATTTCTTGTCGCCATTGCCATTATCGGCACCTTGCAGATTCTGTTCTATCGCACCGCCATCGGCCGCGCCTTCCGCGCGACATCGGACGACCAATCCACTGCGCAATTGATGGGGCTGGACAACCGGCATGTCTTCGGTCTTGCGATGGCGCTCTCGCTTGCCATTGTTGCGGTAGCCGGCGTCTTCCTCGCCGTGCGCACGAATTTCGATCCATCGATCGGGCCTGCGCGGCTTATCTTCGGCTTCGAGGCGGTCATCATCGGCGGCCTCGGTTCGATGTGGGGCACTCTGGCTGGCGGTATCATTCTCGGTGTGTCGCAAGCCATCGGCGCGCAACTCGATCCTGGCTGGAACCTGCTCGCCGGTCATCTGGTGTTTCTCTTCATTCTCGCCGTCCGGCCGCAAGGCCTGTTCCCGAAGGTGCAGTGA
- a CDS encoding ABC transporter ATP-binding protein — MSDAPILELRRLDAHYGDFQALFSVSMTIARGSIVSIVGANGAGKSTLLKTIAGLMPTREDAVLFDGQPIGSEPAFKVAARGIALVPEGRKLFPSLSVEENLMIGGQTKRPGNWTLSRIYDLFPILGERRRAPATSLSGGQQQMAAIGRALMSNPQILLCDEISLGLAPIVIRDIYARLPDIAAGGLSVVIVEQDVMQAMRAANHIYCLQEGRVTLNAPTGSLSRDEVTAAYFGV; from the coding sequence ATGTCTGACGCGCCGATCCTCGAACTGCGTAGGCTCGATGCCCATTATGGGGACTTCCAGGCGCTTTTCTCGGTCTCGATGACAATCGCGCGCGGTAGCATCGTGTCCATTGTCGGCGCCAATGGAGCCGGCAAAAGCACGTTGCTAAAGACCATTGCGGGATTGATGCCGACACGCGAGGACGCTGTCCTGTTCGACGGTCAGCCGATCGGATCCGAGCCTGCCTTCAAGGTCGCAGCGCGTGGCATTGCGCTCGTGCCGGAAGGACGCAAGCTGTTTCCTTCATTGTCGGTCGAGGAAAATCTGATGATCGGCGGGCAGACAAAGCGTCCCGGAAACTGGACCTTATCGCGCATCTACGATCTCTTCCCGATCCTTGGCGAACGCCGGCGCGCCCCCGCAACCTCGCTCTCTGGCGGACAGCAGCAAATGGCCGCGATCGGCCGGGCATTGATGTCCAATCCGCAAATTCTTCTTTGCGACGAAATCAGCCTTGGGCTTGCACCGATTGTTATCCGAGACATTTATGCGCGTCTTCCCGATATCGCTGCTGGCGGATTATCGGTCGTCATCGTGGAACAGGACGTGATGCAGGCGATGAGGGCCGCGAACCACATCTATTGCTTGCAGGAAGGCCGCGTCACGTTAAACGCTCCGACCGGTTCATTGAGCCGCGATGAGGTCACCGCCGCATATTTTGGAGTCTGA